CCATTATGAATTACACGAAAAGATGTCTCTGGAATTTCTGGTTCTGTCGACCCAATTTGAGACGTGTCGTGCTTACTTATGTCAACATGTGTTTGCCTTATGCAGTACAACCCTAGAGATATCGTAGAATATTAACAATTTTACCCAACAAGTTACAAAAAATCCAAAGGTCTTTTTGGCCTAGAGAAAACAATATTTGATGGCATTTAGGCTCGTTTGttccacgaaaaataaataatttttaaaatatttttctgaaaatgatcatatttttggacgataaaaatattttttattcactcATTTTTGTAGGTGATAAGaatgattattaaaaaaaatacttttcaaatcatttattctCTTCCAAACAAATGAAGGCTTAaagttttgtgattgattggaCAAACAATCTCATCGTTCTATGGAAAAGTAATTCACAACTATTAAGCTATTAGGTAGTAATAGGGGTGCACATGGTCTAGGTTAGTGCGGTTACCTCAGGAATTGGTGGTCAGACCGATGGTCCCATGAGGTCCAATGGAActggtaaaatgaaaatagaagggAAATGTATTCAAAAAAAGGAACTTATTCCTTTTACATATTTACGTACAATATTCTCGTCATTCACATGGGGATGTCCATGTCATAGTGAATATCGAACACAATGTTTGATATTGTGTGTAGTTATGTGAATCTCATTTCTACGTACTATATTGTATTTAATGAGAAAACAATTTCGcgggaaatttttttcccatgtCCAAGTCCCTTTCTTTGCCTAGAATCTCATTTTTACGAATACTaattgtatttaaaaaatttaaaaaaaattgtacgtTAGATTGGGCAGTCCATTGGTCTAGTTCccggttcggttcaatttcCCCTAAAATAGGGAATCGGATCTCTTGGACACCGATTCCACCTTGAGGAACTGTGGATTGAACTAGTGATCTCCAGAATAGGATCAAACCCGTCGGTTCGTTTCGGTCCGGgcggttcccgatccggtccaAGTAATTCTCGATTCGATCGGTCCATCTTGCTCACTCTTATTAGTAATTAGGGGTGTCCAAACCAAACATTATACCCGAATAGAACCATGAAACGACCTGACCAATACCTGAAAATTTGAGAATTCATGGCTTGGGTCTTGTTTGGGTCAGGTAATGACTTAAATTATGGATATTATAAAGATTTTGGGTTGGGTCGAGTTGGGCCGAGtcgggttgggttgggttttgGATCATGTTTGTCATGTGTGAATGTTGCTAACTTatctaaatttcatttttcagtaGCAATTAGTCATATCTTATATTAAATTTCTTCATTGATTTTAGCATCTTTAGTTTTGTTTAAAAAAGGATATTCCTTAAActatcgaaaaaaattaattcttttttcattgttttttttttataaaataagaaAGGAAGCATGGGATAAATGGATAATACTATGTCAAGAAtcattcgaaaaaataaaatataaaagggAAACAAGAGAGGATTAAGGGTGTGTTTGGGAAGGGCTTTCTCAAGGGGCTGTGGGTGTCCAAAGCTTCATGGGCCAAAGTCTAGGTGTTTAGAGATGTTTTTCAAAACATCCTTAGATGAAAGTAAGCCTCCAAAAGTCTGAAAAGCATAAGGCAGACTGTTGCCTCGGCTTTATAGCATTCTCGGCATGCTGCCGAGAATGAAcaatgctttttttattttgcctttaTTATCCTCATATTTTtactataattccaagtttagCCCTTGCTCTTTTTGGAATCTAAATGCAGCCATAAAACATTGCCCTCACATTTGGAGCTCCCTCACGATCAGCCACAATGACCTCTCCTCAATTTGGGCTTCAAGCATCGACCAAACCTCAAGCAAGGCGACGTCGAAGTCACGCGATCTCGGGCGAGTAACGACAAGGCCGCCCGACCTCGGGTGTGCCTCTCTCAACTCTAGCGTTGGGCAAGCCGGGCGGTAGATCTGGACTTTGATGTCGTATGAGTCGGGCGAAAGGTAAACACAGCCGTGTGACCACCGGCGACTTGACGCCGAGGTCCCGTAACCTCGGGCAAGCAACGACGACCGCCCGACCTCGGGCGTACCTCTCTCGAGTTTGGCGTTGGGCAAGCCAAGCGGTAGATTTGGACTCTGATGTCACATGAGTTAGGCGGAAGGTAATCGCCACCGTGCGACCTTCGAAGACTCGATGCCGATATCACACGACCCCTCGCTTATGTCTGTTGCACTAGCTAGGTGTTTGTCCATCTCCTCCACCACTGTAAACTCCCAAATTTGCAAGGAGAAGATGAACATGACGTGggcaaattaaaataaaaagtgagCAGTGCGTGGGCTTTTTTAGGCTTGggcagttttcttttttcaattttaaacaaattagaataaaaaaaatctaaataggtCAATCACTTTCCAAAGATATGTTCACTAAACAgcattttttcaaactttctTCTCAAGGCACTTTTCAATTATAGTTTACCAAACAACTTTTGCATTTTACCAAATCCCTTCGGACTaaagatatttatattttctcaaagactttcctgaaaagcctttccaaacaCAGCCTGAATTAATTGGCTATACAAGCAAGGAAGGTCATGCACATTCCTCTATTGTCCAGTTTTCACACCGAATATGTGTGAATTTATTTTGCCAAAcacgatttttttaaattcttcttTATCTATATTAGAAAgaccaaattttttgttttcaaatttataCAAGCAAATATGAAAAGTGTTTGTGGTGTGTTCAAAACATcgatatctagaaaatattaaGCAAAATTACGTTATTATGAAATAGTTGAATCATTAAATAATAGAGGGAACTATACACAATACCagtaaattgcaaaaatcatatATTTGTACAGAAAGAGAAGAATATTTTAGGCATggttttttcaacaaaaaaataaatgatttgaaaaatattttcctaaaattgatgAGTTATATCACTTAAACTAATTagttaatagaaaatattttcatgttgacAACAAGTTATGTCGAAACATTTTCATAGATGATGAATATATTTTCCCATTAATTCATTTGTTAAGTGATATGGACgatcatttaaaaaatggaCCCTTATAATATGAATTTAAAAAAGCAAAGCACATTCCTCTATCGTTTCAAACCGACCGTTTTGGATTACGCCTTTAATGTTCGAGTCTTGTTTGGTTTGGGTCAAGCACATTCCTCTATTGTTTCGGGTTGGATTGGATATCATGGAAACACGACCTGACCTGAtccattgacacccctatcaGTAATAGATAAGGGCTTTGAGTTTATTAAATAAGAGTGAGTCACAAAGCGACCTTATTCTTAATATTGTACATGGTATGCATTTTAGCACACAATCCACTGTCTggattaatttattttcattttcacttccATTTGTAAACAATGAAACAATTTGAAGTGTTTCTAACTTGCTCAATGAAGAATAAGGTTTGGTTATTCCAAGTTATAAATGTTTATTTAACATAATTTCATTGAAAAACACGTGCCATAAATGTCGATtatacttttttctttatttcattcCTCCATAACACCTTACATTCCTATGTTGTATGGTTCAAATATAAAATCAACTAGTTAGAACTAATGACATCTATATATTGTTAACATTGAAAAGTACCCCATTTCTTGGTTCAAAATAATACCATTAGTATTTGCGAGACATAAGAAAACTCTAATTATTTCAGAGGCGAACAAAAGTTCCAAAAGCACTGACAGATTTTAGGGGATCACTATGAATGATAATGACGTGCGGTTGCCactaaatttgcaattttatccctaaaaaaaaattcaaagatgccaatagcttttattaatttaatcatagACAATAAGAAAATGTTGGTTCTTGAATAGAATAACTCTTTGATGTCCGAATTTCCCTtatcaaattcatttttctagttATGAAAAGTAAATATTTCTGCTAAATCTTGTTAGTAATTTATTTTATCCATACTAATCCTAACGATATATTCATGTCGAaaggtattttcttttttgtaaagAATTACATATGTGAAGGTAGCCGAAATACCGCAATCATTCACGAGGGTACTTTCTTCCAACTGAAAGTTGCACTAAAGTAGTCTTAGGATGCGCTTTGGGAGAACATATGGGAAAAGCATTTGCATGTATATAAAGAATTTTAGACCAAAGGGTTTTCACAAGATGCAAGTAGTCTTTGATgagtaatttttttacaaaCTAAAATATCCAATCTGAAGAATTAttcttcaaatgaaaatttaaagagagagagagcctgcATGACCTACATGAGGGCCGCAAATTAGGCCACCTAGCTCGGGCGCACGGCCGCCAAGTCCCCAGGCGAGGAGGGTCTCGTGACCTCAAGTAACGACACACCAAGGTTGCGATGCCTCAAGCCTTGTCGGAGGTCACACGACCTAAGGTAAGGCCTGCCTGTGCCAAATTTGGTTTGTTGGCGTTAGATCTAGCTCACTGGTGTTCAATCTGGGCTCTTTGGCAACTTCAGGCATTGTTGGTTAGATATGCATAGTAAAGCCAGCAAGGGTAAAATCGGAATTTTAGTTTGGGAATGGAAAATTTGGAAGGAAGAAATCGCATTTTGAAAATGCTAgatttcacttgtttttttttttttttgggtcgaaatgcTAGCTTTCACTTAAAGGCTCTTGAAATTTAGAGGCCCAAAGTCTCTTGCCTTGAGTACACAAAGAGTCGGGCCAGGCGGTCCGCCCGCCCACTGGACCCGTTTATTAGACCGGACTAATCCGCATGTGCAACCCCGGTCCGATCCCAGGAGATCCCTCAACGTAGCGCCCGTGGAATCGAGTCCAAACGACTCGAGAACCAGCGACGTCGTTGCACCTCCCTCGTCGCCCTCCCACTCGCAGAGGAAAGGCCGAAAGGGAGAAACGCTCGAGTGCAgactctcttcctcttccctgcgcgagctttctctctctagaaccaTAGACCGACCTTTTGCttggatagagagagagagagggtgggagATAAACAATGGCGTCGTCATCGGGCTCAGGCGAGGTCACGACGGAGAGAAGAGGAATACCGGGCGCTCAATTCGTGGAAGATGTCCAGACTTACCTCGCACAAGCCGGCCTCGACGTCAACTCTGCTCTAGCCTTTCTCCAAGAGCGGTACTCATGAATCGCATGCTTATTGGTTGTGTTTTTGTGTTCAATGTTTGCCAGTGTTAATATCTAGCTCATCTGATCTTCGGGAGCTAATTTTTCAAAGCTTGATTTGGTCAAAATAAATGCTGTTACGCGCTTGACCTAGCGAGGGAGGTCTGGGGATTTGCTGCTTATAGGCGTGTCTGGTTGTTTAGTTTCGTTTTCGGCTGTAGTTCGGAAGTCAAGTAGCATACGTGGATCGATTTTTCAATGCTCTGTGGAAATTGTCCTGTACAAGCGGCGGAAGATGCTGGGAAAAGAGATGTTTattgaaattttggatttttttatttatccttAGAGAACTTGTGGTGATTAGTGGGATGATACTTGCAGGCTTCAGCAATACAAGCTTGTTGAGATGAAACTCCTAGCTCAACAGAGGGATCTTCAGGTGTGATGTTGTAGTTCGCTCTGTTAGTTTAATTTGGATGTTGCGGTTCTTAATTACTGGCTTTCTATAATGCTTATTCTTGTTGGCAAAGGTTTCCTGACTCCATTGTTgctagtttgagatttgttaTTATCAACTGCGCTTTAGATGTGCGTGTACAATTTCTCATCTACTGGTTCTTTTGTGTCGTTATACCTGCTATTGAATTTGCTGTTGAGTTACATTTCGTTGTTCATTTTCTTCATGTGATCACAAACAATGACCCAGATACAAGTGTACTGTTGAATACCATAGACACTATCCCTCCTGTCTGCCCTTGTGCTACCACTGGACCTcgtttctttctcctcttttctcttttggtgGTTTTTGTAAAATATAAACAACACGGTGTTGAAATGTTCTGCAATGGTTACCATGGAGGTGGGTGTACATGCATTGGTGGGTAGACCTTCTTTTAGAGCTTTGACGCATTTAAGTGTgctaattttttcttgatttttaagAGCTATAAAGACATGATTAAGATGATTATTTagtttaagaaaaaagaaatgtacTAGGGTAAGACAGAcaagaaacaaaacaagaagCTTGTCAGTTCTGAGTTCTGCCTTTCGTAATGCATTGCTTATTGAATACTGTTTTCATTAATGCAATGGGCATATCctcaattttctgtttttttaagTTCAACTTTAACCTCTTCTCAAATTCAAGTGAGTTTCACTTTTCCTGTAAAGAGGATTAgaataaaaagttaaaacaaTCCAGGTTAGCACCTCTTTGATGTCTTACaatgaatttctctttacgTTGACTTGATAGATCTGAGTGCGcttggttcttttttccgacTGTAACCATTGGTGAATTGGGAACTTGAGCACTTTGTTAGTATGTTAATGTTTACTTTGTCAGCAtgatactttttcttttgtttgttacTGGGTTGTTAATTCAATGTCTATTTTAAATGCCAGGCAAAAATTCCTGATATTGAGAAGTGTTTGGACATAGTCGCTACTCTACAGGCCAAGAAGGGTTCTGGTGAGGTTCGTTGTCTCACGCAACTCGTGCTTCTGTCTATGTGAACTAGATTTTGGgggaatttcctttttattttccacaAGTTGATAGCGAAGTGGTGCTTACCTGCTTTTTAACGACAAGCTGTGGATTTCGGTAATTTGGTTGAGGGGTGCCtaattgattgacaaccttgTGTTGCAATGATGAGACTTTGAATCTTGACATGACATGATTGCAGTTACTTACCTCTGAGCAAATTAGATCATGATGTTCACATGTAATTAGAATGAGAAAGAGACTTTCCTTCTAAAATGCTTGCTTGGCCCATTTatggaaatgaaaaatgttgatgCACATCACTAAATAGTAAGCCTTAGTTATGCTCCCCCTGTTAggaaattttctcatttaaagGTACGAGTAACATGCAGATTAGGTGTTGCATCCTGCATGTCGTACCTTATTAATCTTTGTTTTATACTTTATCACATCAAATGGTTTTGTCATTGAAATACTTCGGTATTATCTCCATGTTTGGCGGTCGTGCATTAGAGGCTTTCAATTGCTTATCTCAAAATGAGTAGGAATTAACTGCATTTAGGTTCTATTTGAAAAGGGAATCACTTTTGCGGATCCTTCTCATCCTTTGAGAATGAGCAAGAGGATATGAAGAGATATTGTTTTGCTTGTTATTCTAGTTCGGAGCCTTGTATTGAGAAAAAGTGACAAAGAAATGTGAAGATGTGTCTAATTCaggagttcttttctttttttctttttttttatgactgtTTCACATCGGTTGTTATTCTTTTTTCGCTGACCCCTTAGGGGAGTTCAGAGCTGGTTTTAGTATCTTGTGAACAACAGACAATTCATTTGTTTCATGTGTCCCTTCATTTAAATAGGAGAATGCTTTCTTGCTGATTGAATATTATTCAGAAAGCAATAGTTTTGTCGAGCATCTTTTAACAGAGTTATTTACATGAGAGTGAATCTAACAAACTTGGGGTAAGAAGTTAGTCttagaaatttttaaccatATGTGAAATCTAAAGCCATCTTTTTCCTTAATGCAAGATTTTGAGGCTCTCTTAGTTCTATCTCTAGACTAAAAAAAGGTCAAGATTGGATTGGGTATGATTCAATTCCATGTTCACCACATCTTATCTACCCCACCTTACCAGCAATCTTGTGtaagagaactaaaaatttGGCCATCTCATTCACTTCTGGTTACCAGTCTCTGCATAAATGGTGAAATCCTACCACTATTTTCTGCCATCAACAAAGTTTCCTGCTCATGTGCTGTAATATCCACATCTCTGCAGCGGACAAGAATCTGCTAGATTAATCCCGCACAATTAGTCCTTCCAAAACATCAACTACGAGGTCGCCAGGCATCCAGCCCCTCTGCCAagattcatctctctctctctctctctctctctctctctctctctctctctcacgacacacacacaaaagtacTGCTATGTGTTGCCTCCATCCTTCTTTACGCTGAGGTTTACTCCATTAAATAAGCTACAACCTTTAACCCTCTGACGGTACATAAACAAATTTGTGATATCTCTCTCAATACGAAAATCCATCCAGCCCCTCTGCCAAGAttcatctctctgtctctgtctgtctctgtctctctcacgacacacacacaaaagcaCTACTATGTGTGCCTCCATCTTTCTTTATGCTGAGGTTTACTCCATTAAATAAGCTACAACCTTTATCCCTCTGACGGTACATAAACAAATTTGTGATATCTCTCTCAATACAAAAATCCAGGATTTGAATTGATCAATCATTTCAAGTTGGGGCACACCTTGATGCAACAGTTACTTCACCACTCCATTCCACCACAACGTTGTCCTCTTTTGTCCTCTCTGCATGATACCTGTGATTGAGCATACCATTATGTCGTGCACAATGAACTTGTGTTTCTATTACAGTAAGATTGAACCATGGCCTCAGAACTGGAAtttaagattgaaattcaagttGCACGCTTTTCGGTGTGTGTATTTTAACTGAAAAAACTTAAGGGGTATCTGTCAGACTCATGCTATTGACTGTTGAGGTATCACGCGACCGGATCATATTTTTCCAATCCGGAGTTCTTTCTCAGTACATCCCTTTTAGTTCTTTGTATGTCTTAGAATTGAGCAATAGTTTCCTACACAGTTTCTGTTTTTCATCTGGAATCCTTGACAGTCTATCAGTCATCTTTCATGTGTGATGTTAACTAAAAATTTTCTGTGGTCTTATTATgctagaaaatattaaattaaaaaaatcttcttGGTCGTTGATGCTCTCTTAGCTGATCACATCGCTTCTTTTTATCTTTACAAAGCAAGTGGAGGATGCACTAATTTAATTCTTGCCATACTAGGAACTACTTTTGCTGCTGTTCACATGATGTGGAATATCCAATCGTCTTTTCTCCTTTGCAAATGCACTTCTGGAAGCAATATACCTAATAATCTAGGTTAGTGCTTTGAAGAGCCGGTGCTGATCTCAATAAGTGAGGTGGTTTTAGATTTGGACACCTGAATATCGCCAGTATATTTAGCTAGTTGCTTTGATGTCCGAAGGTCCTATTAGAAACCGACATGTGGTGAGATTATTGTATTGGGCTTTAGAACCTAAGACTATCAAAACTTCTACGGCGCAAATGATAATAGCCACCAAGCTGACTGGTTTTTATGGCTCTTTATTCTGTATACAGGCACTCCTTGCTGATTTTGAAGTCTCTGAAGGCATATATTCACGAGCTCGCATTGAAGATACTGATTCAGTATGCTTATGGCTGGGAGCAAATGTTATGTTGGAGTATTCATGTGATGAGGTTGTTGTCGATTTTAAGCAATGTCCCTTTCTATCCAATAATGATGTCAActattttatttattgcataaagTCATGTTGCAGGCCACAACTCTTCTACAAAAGAACTTAGAAAATGCTAAAGCAAGTTTAGAAGTTCTTGTTGCTGATCTGCAATTCTTAAGGGACCAAGTAACAATCACGCAGGtaagtcaaattttttttatttatttaaactTGGAGGGCCATGTTTGTTTCAAGCTGTTTACTATGTCAGTTGTAGGTAGGATTGTTGTTGTTGAACTACTGCTGCCGTGAAATTTGTAACTGGCGTGAGGCTATAAATTGCGAAGACAAGCTAATTTGTGACAACCTGGAGTATGGTGATATTGCCTTATGtgaacttaaaaaaatttggaacttgTTGGAGGGTCATACTCTTTAGTTTAAATCATGGAAAATGTTGGTGGTCCCTTAAAATTTTCTGTTTTGGGGGGAGAAAACAACCCTTGAGAGGTGAATTATATTTTGGCAGGTTACGATTGCTCGTGTGTATAATTGGGATGTTCACCAAAAGAGAATCCGTCAAGCTGGTGCTCCTGCCAAAGACTCTTAAAGGAATCTTTTCAACTCGAATCATGGTAGCAGAATCTGTACTCCTGGATGAGAGTACGTCTTTGATCTCCCCATTTTCGATTGGGTGAATGGATTATGTATCGCTCTGTGATCGCAATGGTTAGACTCTGACAACGAGTGATTTTGGTTAGGTTTAGTTAGATTTACTGCATTACACAAAGCTTGTCATGTAAACGATTTTGATTGAGAACCTCTTGGGCTTGAGCTTTCACTTTCTGTAAGCAGTGCGCTAGTTTTGAGTTAATATTGGGTCCATCCATGTTGCCTCGTTTCGCCTTGACTATGTATGTTTGGTAAGAACTACTTTAAATTTGAATTGGTGGAAAAACATGGGTCTGCCTGGGGTCCACTGGGGAATACATGTCAGCAAGAATGTTTTTGGATCAAGTGACTTAGTGGTGTAGTTTGGTGGGTCTCTTGTTGTCAGACCTTACCTTATCTTAAACCCTTAAAAGGCTCCTGGATCTTGGAGATTTCTATTATATTAGAGCAATGCTGGGTATAGTCTGGTTACAAAGTCTGTGCCATGACAACATCTATATGTATTACTAAAATAAACTTTGCAACTTTCATGTATTTAATGTAAGTACAATATCGATTCAAATTttctagttaattaaattatttcTAAGGATAAAAATTATTTGTACTTTCTTATTATTAGGTTATATTTCTCCTTTGTACGTAGCATTATGTCATTAACACAACTGAAAGGTGTTCTGTTAAATTgtattcatgattttttttcaacgTTAATTGGATTATCTAAGTCTGTTATTATAAGGGGCAGATGTGGGATATGATGGAACCGTTAACCagcacatataaaaaaaaacggttCTCCATGTACGACTCTACTCCTCTGATAGAGAGGGGCAGCGGGACACAAAACCTTCACGTAAGTTGTCTTTTTACCTTGGTGCTACTCTTTGCTCTCACAAAGAAGATGAAACTGACAATTTTACACTGAGAGATTGAGCTTGTCAACGATGTTTTCCAATGTCATGTAATGGGTAGAGTATGTACAATTATCAATATTGATGTCGCTATGCAAAATGTCTTTGGTGACTGAGACATACTCATAAGACAATTAAATCATGATACTTCAATAGCGATTCACATGTTTTTCCCATTGtatttctattctttctttattCGTCGTCTCATTTACTAAATTTCGcaataattaattatcattaTGATCTCTCCGTCAAAATTTTAGTGAACACAAATTTCTCGGGAAAAAtgtcgaaaaagtcctaaatctactacacttttgccaattcaatcgtaaaccttttaattttgctaagtCTTaagtcttttgcatttatgtcaatccCGAACtcttttttgtgtcaatttagtcgtaaacctcttgcggttgtgccaattcaatttatcTAACCATTTTTGACCAGGCCCGTGTTGACgaagtaatttttaataaattgtaataatttttttaaatttttttatatttttcatttttgccttttctttctttttctggttgGTCTTCAACCTTCAAACCTTCTCCCTCtgattcatcttcttcctttgcaTTTTCTTCCTCCACCAAGGTCTCACCGGCCACTAGCACCACTGCCGTTGGGCGAGGCCGACGCCATCATCATTGAGCGAGCTTTGCCTCGCCTAGATCTGGAGAGGTCGAGCCACCCCATGGTTgggcaaggtcggcctcgcccaacCATGGCGTTGCGCTGCGTCGCAGGGCAAGCTTGGCCTCTCCCGGTGACGGTCGAGCCTTGCCATCGCCCTGCTGGGCGCCATTACTTGCTTGATTTTCGACCATTGCCCGACGTTGACGGTCTAGTTCTGGTTTTTGCTGAGGTTTAAGTGTTGGAGTATAAGTTTTGGCCGACAGTGTTGAGTGATTTGGCCACTACTGAAAGTGTGGTGATGGCCGTAATTGATCAATGGATGGATTGGTGATGGTCGTTTGGTGTCCGTGGTGGCAAGTATGGAGGTCGGCGGTGACCGACGACAGCCAAGTATGGAGGTCGGTGTTGGCATGAAGTCAAACGTGATAGCGTGAAGTCAAATGTGGACGTCTTTGGAAGAGGCGttgcaatgaagaagaagaattatagtaaataagaaaaagattttaaaaaatacaaattaaaaaatttgaaagaaattaaaatattattaaaaaattgctaTATCAACACTGGCGGAGTCCACATCAATGCTAGCTTGTCAAAGTTGGcgggatagactgaattgacacaaatataaaaggtttaagactaaatcggcatcaaaaaaatatttaggactgcattgacacaaatgtaaaatgtttatgattgaattggtaaaattaaaaggtttaggactgtatcggtaaaagtacaataaatttaggacttttttgataattttctccaaatttgtCAGTGAAGTTTGATAGACAAAACCTGTACGAAGTATGGGTAAATGCATTAGTTATACAGATAAAAAAACTGGCAAGTGAATTACCCAAAGAAGTCACATAATTACGAAAGACCAAAAGCTTtccacctaaaaaaaaaaagagagagaccaaaagctttccaccaaaaaaaaaaaga
This sequence is a window from Rhodamnia argentea isolate NSW1041297 chromosome 3, ASM2092103v1, whole genome shotgun sequence. Protein-coding genes within it:
- the LOC115754384 gene encoding probable prefoldin subunit 3 yields the protein MASSSGSGEVTTERRGIPGAQFVEDVQTYLAQAGLDVNSALAFLQERLQQYKLVEMKLLAQQRDLQAKIPDIEKCLDIVATLQAKKGSGEALLADFEVSEGIYSRARIEDTDSVCLWLGANVMLEYSCDEATTLLQKNLENAKASLEVLVADLQFLRDQVTITQVTIARVYNWDVHQKRIRQAGAPAKDS